A single region of the Devosia sp. FJ2-5-3 genome encodes:
- a CDS encoding GGDEF domain-containing protein, which yields MHWPSRLVWRRTAIVAVWAGAVSISISTGVRMAIGAEADLVTVLVRITLPFLIALPLGLFWFTRLERLEESYKQLLADAAELARRASVDPLTGLLNRRSFVEQFNLSQHHGIAGIFLLADVDDLKQINDRLGHLAGDEAIVSVAEALRERLGDKALIARIGGDEFCAFSPRSQEGAGDLDIDAISKAATRKFRARLGDNTVELGTSIGTVRASKGLDFNNAIAASDTDLYRNKAARKAIQPEPS from the coding sequence ATGCATTGGCCGTCAAGGCTTGTCTGGAGACGTACGGCTATCGTCGCGGTCTGGGCAGGGGCCGTGTCGATATCGATCTCGACAGGCGTACGGATGGCAATTGGTGCCGAGGCGGACCTCGTTACCGTGCTCGTGCGGATAACATTGCCGTTCTTGATCGCCCTGCCGCTCGGCCTGTTCTGGTTCACGCGGCTGGAGCGTCTCGAAGAGTCCTACAAGCAATTGCTTGCGGACGCCGCCGAACTGGCCCGGCGTGCGAGTGTCGACCCGCTGACGGGGCTGCTCAATCGGCGCAGCTTTGTCGAACAGTTCAACCTTTCCCAGCACCACGGCATTGCCGGAATATTCCTGCTTGCCGATGTCGATGACCTCAAGCAGATCAACGACCGGCTGGGCCATTTGGCGGGTGACGAGGCCATTGTCTCCGTGGCCGAAGCGCTGCGGGAACGCCTGGGAGACAAGGCGCTGATCGCTCGAATCGGTGGGGATGAGTTCTGTGCCTTTTCCCCCCGCTCCCAGGAGGGCGCTGGGGATTTGGACATCGACGCCATCAGCAAGGCCGCGACCAGAAAGTTCAGGGCACGCCTCGGCGATAACACAGTGGAATTGGGGACATCGATTGGCACGGTGAGGGCGAGCAAAGGCCTTGATTTCAACAACGCTATTGCGGCCAGTGACACGGACCTCTACCGCAACAAGGCGGCGCGCAAGGCAATCCAGCCCGAGCCGTCATAG
- a CDS encoding PilZ domain-containing protein, whose product MDKLLDRRDERRSPPVLRGPAQIAADPARLDVIIVNVSRSGVMIALPEDTALPDRISLIVGTMVQPCEVIWRDGASAGLRFA is encoded by the coding sequence ATGGACAAACTTCTAGACCGGCGAGACGAACGACGCTCGCCTCCCGTGTTGCGCGGCCCCGCCCAGATCGCTGCCGATCCGGCGAGGCTGGACGTCATCATCGTCAACGTGTCCCGTTCCGGCGTCATGATTGCCTTGCCCGAAGACACAGCCCTGCCGGATCGAATCAGCCTGATCGTCGGCACCATGGTGCAACCTTGCGAAGTGATCTGGCGAGACGGCGCGAGCGCAGGCCTGCGCTTCGCCTGA